The proteins below come from a single Calonectris borealis chromosome 33, bCalBor7.hap1.2, whole genome shotgun sequence genomic window:
- the MDC1 gene encoding mediator of DNA damage checkpoint protein 1 isoform X5: MQRRRHRVLGTVGGAGQGPEPGSPLASDSEDDELPRRPALGETASPRVVPESDPEEPDVCPDVRGLRKRRHTPVPGHHPDVAAPCPDPDVKGSKKPRFGPKTAPDPDVGRKMAIPNVQPQNRSLNPQKVANPDVEHLAGSNPPLDVERDTDVRGPPETALFHPNCHRAALEVSSNPDVEERDPNPDVGGAKNGCRMLVVDSDTDVEEVEVLPDVGRPKIRRTAPNVPKTPGVEMKTPNPDVGGPKNGCWTLVDSDTDVEMENSKSAVEGPQNGHQMLTVDSDTDVEENGANPDVGCSQTHRTTQNVPKPQNIEKETHNADVEGSQKGHQLLTVDSDTDVEENGANPDVGYPKPHQTTQNVPKNQLTEMETQSAAVEGSQKARQMLVVDSDTDVEEDTANPDVGCPESHRTAPRDPDVKTETPNGDVEVQRTLLVESDTDVEEDASDPDVGTSKTHRATQNVPRNPRVETESPNPGVEGPQNKRWTLVVDSDTDVEENEVNPAVGCPKIHRITRKDPDVEVKNPNPDVDDPPREHWNLEVDSDTDVEDDDLSRRVLRPKSHKTPQNTRKDPTVVLETPNPDVGGLSRGSVASNGDSDTDVEDLNALPDAGAPKPHGTTPEVTDTVAKMAAAPDVDPEGPTRTHDAPDVKVTSPFPDVGAPKAQCPALNVDSDTDVEDNGVIPDVGAVRVCQGVSGDPDVAATPPNPDVSSPARPGDGSDTDMEEVAPTPDVRSLRTRIRIQNRLHPDVGGPTTGTDTDVEKTDPKRQKSSPKGPRLSPKSHGATNVEGTVPKPHDSAPNPDVEAPRPDVGAQQRNGETPVRGKDPAVPPDVSASKSLRLAPNLGVTGDAGATSGRDTGAAVAESDTDAEEDPDLFLEPTQSFLPPVAKDATLGWDPEEPTQPFFPPEEEEEEEEEQPPPRDPPDSWVLPTEPVTVTPAREGTAASGGEVGEGPRRSQRLARSRGGGASGEGGASGRGGASRVRGGAPPVPAPVRRSPRLQARPPPLESQARKGRGQVEPRPPPKCRPCRAGPAPSKRQTEEEEEPPEVMRPQLRPRGSPGSTPPKVLFTGVVASPGMEVALKTLGGSMATSVFDCTHLVTDRVRRTVKFLCAVARGVPIVTPEWLHEPRRLVISCEADAGRWAPALSARLPLASAELLLTGLLRQRLQLQPFLLTPPAAPPRSRGTPRNSPTASIAPPGVPPHPPGDTQESPGATGSPREVPARGRSRRPPRDPPGTRRRPALPNPPTRQ, encoded by the exons ATGCAACGAAGGCGCCACCGAGTCCTCGGCACTGTGGGGGGTGCAG GGCAGGGACCGGAGCCGGGGTCCCCCCTCGCCAGCGACTCGGAGGACGACGAGCTGCCCCGGC gccctgccctcGGAGAAACTGCCTCACCCCGAGTCGTGCCGGAGAG cgacCCGGAGGAGCCAGATGTTTGCCCAGATGTTCGGGGCCTCCGAAAACGTCGCCACACCCCCGTGCCAGGCCATCACCCGGATGTGGCCGCACCCTGCCCAGATCCAGACGTCAAGGGATCCAAAAAGCCCCGTTTCGGCCCCAAAACCGCCCCAGATCCAGATGTGGGAAGAAAAATGGCTATTCCAAATGTTCAGCCCCAAAATCGCTCTCTGAACCCCCAAAAGGTTGCGAATCCAGATGTGGAACATCTGGCAGGCAGCAACCCGCCTCTCGACGTTGAGAGGGATACAGATGTCAGGGGGCCCCCAGAAACTGCTCTTTTTCACCCAAACTGCCACCGGGCTGCCCTGGAGGTGAGCAGCAACCCAGATGTGGAAGAAAGAGACCCAAATCCAGATGTTGGAGGTGCTAAAAATGGATGTCGGATGCTTGTGGTGGACAGTGACACAGATGTGGAGGAGGTTGAGGTCCTTCCAGATGTTGGACGCCCAAAAATACGTAGAACTGCCCCAAACGTGCCAAAAACCCCGGGCGTGGAGATGAAGACCCCGAATCCAGATGTTGGAGGTCCCAAAAATGGATGCTGGACACTTGTGGACAGCGATACAGATGTGGAGATGGAGAACTCAAAGTCAGCTGTTGAAGGGCCCCAAAACGGACATCAGATGCTCACGGTGGACAGCGATACAGATGTGGAGGAGAACGGAGCCAATCCAGATGTTGGATGCTCCCAAACCCATCGAACGACCCAAAATGTACCGAAACCCCAAAATATTGAGAAGGAGACCCACAATGCAGATGTTGAAGGTTCACAAAAGGGACATCAGCTGCTCACGGTGGACAGCGATACAGATGTGGAGGAGAACGGAGCCAATCCAGATGTTGGATACCCTAAACCCCATCAAACAACCCAAAATGTACCAAAAAACCAACTTACTGAGATGGAGACGCAAAGTGCAGCTGTTGAAGGTTCACAAAAGGCTCGTCAGATGCTCGTGGTGGACAGTGATACAGATGTGGAGGAGGACACTGCCAATCCAGATGTTGGGTgcccagaaagccacagaacAGCCCCCAGAGACCCAGATGTGAAGACAGAGACCCCAAACGGAGATGTTGAAGTACAACGGACTCTGCTGGTGGAGAGTGATACGGATGTGGAAGAGGATGCTTCCGATCCAGATGTTGGGACTTCAAAAACCCATCGAGCGACCCAAAATGTACCGAGAAACCCACGCGTGGAGACGGAGAGTCCGAATCCAGGTGTTGAAGGACCCCAAAACAAACGTTGGACACTTGTGGTGGACAGCGATACAGATGTGGAGGAGAATGAGGTGAATCCAGCTGTTGGGTGTCCAAAAATCCATAGAATTACCCGCAAAGACCCAGATGTGGAGGTGAAGAACCCAAATCCAGATGTTGACGACCCCCCGCGTGAACATTGGAACCTAGAGGTGGACAGCGATACAGATGTGGAAGACGACGACCTGAGTCGACGCGTTCTTCGCccaaaaagccacaaaacaccccaaaacacccgCAAAGACCCAACTGTGGTGCTGGAGACCCCGAATCCAGATGTTGGTGGCCTCAGCCGTGGCTCGGTGGCCTCCAATGGTGACAGCGATACAGATGTGGAGGACCTCAACGCCCTTCCCGACGCTGGAGCTCCAAAACCACATGGGACGACCCCTGAGGTCACGGATACAGTTGCGAAGATGGCCGCTGCTCCAGATGTTGACCCCGAGGGGCCGACACGGACCCACGATGCTCCAGATGTGAAGGTGACGTCCCCATTTCCAGATGTTGGAGCTCCCAAAGCCCAGTGCCCGGCCCTGAATGTGGACAGCGATACAGATGTGGAGGACAACGGTGTCATTCCAGATGTTGGGGCGGTGCGAGTGTGTCAAGGGGTGTCTGGTGACCCAGATGTGGCGGCGACGCCCCCAAATCCAGATGTTTCCTCTCCCGCGAGACCCGGGGATGGCAGTGACACCGACATGGAAGAGGTGGCCCCCACTCCAGATGTTCGGAGCCTCCGGACCCGAATCCGGATCCAAAATCGGCTCCATCCAGATGTTGGAGGCCCCACCACGGGCACCGATACCGATGTGGAGAAGACAGACCCCAAACGACAGAAATCGTCCCCAAAAGGGCCACGTTTGTCCCCAAAATCCCACGGCGCCACAAACGTGGAAGGAACGGTCCCAAAACCTCACGATTCGGCCCCAAATCCAGATGTGGAGGCCCCGCGTCCAGATGTGGGGGCCCAGCAACGCAACGGGGAGACCCCGGTGAGGGGCAAGGATCCAGCTGTGCCGCCAGATGTTTCAGCTTCCAAATCCCTACGTCTGGCCCCAAATTTGGGTGTCACGGGTGATGCCGGGGCCACCTCCGGAAGGGACACGGGTGCGGCGGTGGCAGAGAGTGACACCGACGCCGAGG aagaCCCCGACCTCTTCTTGGAGCCCACCCAGAGCTTCTTGCCACCGGTGGCCAAAG ACGCCACCCTGGGCTGGGACCCCGAGGAGCCCACCCAGCCCTTCTTcccccccgaggaggaggaggaggaggaggaagagcagccccccccccgagaccccccggATTCCTGGGTCCTCCCGACGGAGCCGGTGACGGTGACACCGGCCCGGGAGGGGACAGCGGCCAGCGGCGGGGAG gtAGGGGAGGGGCCCCGCCGCAGCCAGCGCCTGGCCAGGAGCCGAGGGGGCGGAGCCTCTGGTGAGGGCGGAGCCTCTGGCAGGGGCGGAGCCAGCAGGGTTAGGGGCGGAGCGCCTCCTGTCCCCGCCCCTGTGCGGCGCAGCCCCCGCCTCCAGGCCCGCCCCCCTCCATTGGAGTCCCAAGCCAGGAAGGGGCGGGGTCAGGTGGAGCCCCGCCCTCCACCCAAATGCCGCCCCTGCCGGGCAGGTCCCGCCCCTTCTAAGAGGCAAACTGAG gaggaggaggagccacCAGAGGTCATGAGGCCCCAGCTCCGCCCCCGGGGGAGCCCCGGCTCCACCCCCCCCAAG gtgcTGTTCACAGGGGTGGTGGCCTCCCCAGGCATGGAGGTGGCCCTGAAGACACTGGGGGGGTCCATGGCCACCTCCGTCTTCGACTGCACCCACCTGGTGACCGACCGCGTCCGACGCACCGTCAAGTTCCTCTGCGCGGTGGCCCGCGGCGTCCCCATTGTCACCCCGGAGTGGCTGCACGAG ccgcGGCGCCTGGTGATCTCCTGCGAGGCGGACGCGGGGCGCTGGGCCCCGGCGCTCAGCGCCCGCCTGCCCTTGGCCTCGGCCGAGCTGCTCCTGACCGGGCTCCTCCGCCAGcgcctccagctccagcccttcctcctgaccccccccgccgcccccccccgctcccgcggGACCCCCCGAAACTCCCCAACCGCTTCTATAGCCCCTCCGGGGGTCCCTCCTcacccccctggggacacccaggaATCCCCGGGTGCTACTGGGTCACCCCGGGAGGTGCCGGCACGAGGTCGGAGCCGaagacccccccgggacccccccggcacccGGCGGAGGCCGGcgctccccaacccccccacccgccaataa
- the MDC1 gene encoding mediator of DNA damage checkpoint protein 1 isoform X2, with protein MQRRRHRVLGTVGGAGQGPEPGSPLASDSEDDELPRRPALGETASPRVVPESDPEEPDVCPDVRGLRKRRHTPVPGHHPDVAAPCPDPDVKGSKKPRFGPKTAPDPDVGRKMAIPNVQPQNRSLNPQKVANPDVEHLAGSNPPLDVERDTDVRGPPETALFHPNCHRAALEVSSNPDVEERDPNPDVGGAKNGCRMLVVDSDTDVEEVEVLPDVGRPKIRRTAPNVPKTPGVEMKTPNPDVGGPKNGCWTLVDSDTDVEMENSKSAVEGPQNGHQMLTVDSDTDVEENGANPDVGCSQTHRTTQNVPKPQNIEKETHNADVEGSQKGHQLLTVDSDTDVEENGANPDVGYPKPHQTTQNVPKNQLTEMETQSAAVEGSQKARQMLVVDSDTDVEEDTANPDVGCPESHRTAPRDPDVKTETPNGDVEVQRTLLVESDTDVEEDASDPDVGTSKTHRATQNVPRNPRVETESPNPGVEGPQNKRWTLVVDSDTDVEENEVNPAVGCPKIHRITRKDPDVEVKNPNPDVDDPPREHWNLEVDSDTDVEDDDLSRRVLRPKSHKTPQNTRKDPTVVLETPNPDVGGLSRGSVASNGDSDTDVEDLNALPDAGAPKPHGTTPEVTDTVAKMAAAPDVDPEGPTRTHDAPDVKVTSPFPDVGAPKAQCPALNVDSDTDVEDNGVIPDVGAVRVCQGVSGDPDVAATPPNPDVSSPARPGDGSDTDMEEVAPTPDVRSLRTRIRIQNRLHPDVGGPTTGTDTDVEKTDPKRQKSSPKGPRLSPKSHGATNVEGTVPKPHDSAPNPDVEAPRPDVGAQQRNGETPVRGKDPAVPPDVSASKSLRLAPNLGVTGDAGATSGRDTGAAVAESDTDAEDPDLFLEPTQSFLPPVAKDATLGWDPEEPTQPFFPPEEEEEEEEEQPPPRDPPDSWVLPTEPVTVTPAREGTAASGGEVGEGPRRSQRLARSRGGGASGEGGASGRGGASRVRGGAPPVPAPVRRSPRLQARPPPLESQARKGRGQVEPRPPPKCRPCRAGPAPSKRQTEEEEEPPEVMRPQLRPRGSPGSTPPKVLFTGVVASPGMEVALKTLGGSMATSVFDCTHLVTDRVRRTVKFLCAVARGVPIVTPEWLHESARGGRILVPGPFLVRDGQQERHFGFSLAQALRRARRHPLLQGYEVHVTPNVRPEPEHMRDIVTCSGGTFLPTMPHTYGPRRLVISCEADAGRWAPALSARLPLASAELLLTGLLRQRLQLQPFLLTPPAAPPRSRGTPRNSPTASIAPPGVPPHPPGDTQESPGATGSPREVPARGRSRRPPRDPPGTRRRPALPNPPTRQ; from the exons ATGCAACGAAGGCGCCACCGAGTCCTCGGCACTGTGGGGGGTGCAG GGCAGGGACCGGAGCCGGGGTCCCCCCTCGCCAGCGACTCGGAGGACGACGAGCTGCCCCGGC gccctgccctcGGAGAAACTGCCTCACCCCGAGTCGTGCCGGAGAG cgacCCGGAGGAGCCAGATGTTTGCCCAGATGTTCGGGGCCTCCGAAAACGTCGCCACACCCCCGTGCCAGGCCATCACCCGGATGTGGCCGCACCCTGCCCAGATCCAGACGTCAAGGGATCCAAAAAGCCCCGTTTCGGCCCCAAAACCGCCCCAGATCCAGATGTGGGAAGAAAAATGGCTATTCCAAATGTTCAGCCCCAAAATCGCTCTCTGAACCCCCAAAAGGTTGCGAATCCAGATGTGGAACATCTGGCAGGCAGCAACCCGCCTCTCGACGTTGAGAGGGATACAGATGTCAGGGGGCCCCCAGAAACTGCTCTTTTTCACCCAAACTGCCACCGGGCTGCCCTGGAGGTGAGCAGCAACCCAGATGTGGAAGAAAGAGACCCAAATCCAGATGTTGGAGGTGCTAAAAATGGATGTCGGATGCTTGTGGTGGACAGTGACACAGATGTGGAGGAGGTTGAGGTCCTTCCAGATGTTGGACGCCCAAAAATACGTAGAACTGCCCCAAACGTGCCAAAAACCCCGGGCGTGGAGATGAAGACCCCGAATCCAGATGTTGGAGGTCCCAAAAATGGATGCTGGACACTTGTGGACAGCGATACAGATGTGGAGATGGAGAACTCAAAGTCAGCTGTTGAAGGGCCCCAAAACGGACATCAGATGCTCACGGTGGACAGCGATACAGATGTGGAGGAGAACGGAGCCAATCCAGATGTTGGATGCTCCCAAACCCATCGAACGACCCAAAATGTACCGAAACCCCAAAATATTGAGAAGGAGACCCACAATGCAGATGTTGAAGGTTCACAAAAGGGACATCAGCTGCTCACGGTGGACAGCGATACAGATGTGGAGGAGAACGGAGCCAATCCAGATGTTGGATACCCTAAACCCCATCAAACAACCCAAAATGTACCAAAAAACCAACTTACTGAGATGGAGACGCAAAGTGCAGCTGTTGAAGGTTCACAAAAGGCTCGTCAGATGCTCGTGGTGGACAGTGATACAGATGTGGAGGAGGACACTGCCAATCCAGATGTTGGGTgcccagaaagccacagaacAGCCCCCAGAGACCCAGATGTGAAGACAGAGACCCCAAACGGAGATGTTGAAGTACAACGGACTCTGCTGGTGGAGAGTGATACGGATGTGGAAGAGGATGCTTCCGATCCAGATGTTGGGACTTCAAAAACCCATCGAGCGACCCAAAATGTACCGAGAAACCCACGCGTGGAGACGGAGAGTCCGAATCCAGGTGTTGAAGGACCCCAAAACAAACGTTGGACACTTGTGGTGGACAGCGATACAGATGTGGAGGAGAATGAGGTGAATCCAGCTGTTGGGTGTCCAAAAATCCATAGAATTACCCGCAAAGACCCAGATGTGGAGGTGAAGAACCCAAATCCAGATGTTGACGACCCCCCGCGTGAACATTGGAACCTAGAGGTGGACAGCGATACAGATGTGGAAGACGACGACCTGAGTCGACGCGTTCTTCGCccaaaaagccacaaaacaccccaaaacacccgCAAAGACCCAACTGTGGTGCTGGAGACCCCGAATCCAGATGTTGGTGGCCTCAGCCGTGGCTCGGTGGCCTCCAATGGTGACAGCGATACAGATGTGGAGGACCTCAACGCCCTTCCCGACGCTGGAGCTCCAAAACCACATGGGACGACCCCTGAGGTCACGGATACAGTTGCGAAGATGGCCGCTGCTCCAGATGTTGACCCCGAGGGGCCGACACGGACCCACGATGCTCCAGATGTGAAGGTGACGTCCCCATTTCCAGATGTTGGAGCTCCCAAAGCCCAGTGCCCGGCCCTGAATGTGGACAGCGATACAGATGTGGAGGACAACGGTGTCATTCCAGATGTTGGGGCGGTGCGAGTGTGTCAAGGGGTGTCTGGTGACCCAGATGTGGCGGCGACGCCCCCAAATCCAGATGTTTCCTCTCCCGCGAGACCCGGGGATGGCAGTGACACCGACATGGAAGAGGTGGCCCCCACTCCAGATGTTCGGAGCCTCCGGACCCGAATCCGGATCCAAAATCGGCTCCATCCAGATGTTGGAGGCCCCACCACGGGCACCGATACCGATGTGGAGAAGACAGACCCCAAACGACAGAAATCGTCCCCAAAAGGGCCACGTTTGTCCCCAAAATCCCACGGCGCCACAAACGTGGAAGGAACGGTCCCAAAACCTCACGATTCGGCCCCAAATCCAGATGTGGAGGCCCCGCGTCCAGATGTGGGGGCCCAGCAACGCAACGGGGAGACCCCGGTGAGGGGCAAGGATCCAGCTGTGCCGCCAGATGTTTCAGCTTCCAAATCCCTACGTCTGGCCCCAAATTTGGGTGTCACGGGTGATGCCGGGGCCACCTCCGGAAGGGACACGGGTGCGGCGGTGGCAGAGAGTGACACCGACGCCGAGG aCCCCGACCTCTTCTTGGAGCCCACCCAGAGCTTCTTGCCACCGGTGGCCAAAG ACGCCACCCTGGGCTGGGACCCCGAGGAGCCCACCCAGCCCTTCTTcccccccgaggaggaggaggaggaggaggaagagcagccccccccccgagaccccccggATTCCTGGGTCCTCCCGACGGAGCCGGTGACGGTGACACCGGCCCGGGAGGGGACAGCGGCCAGCGGCGGGGAG gtAGGGGAGGGGCCCCGCCGCAGCCAGCGCCTGGCCAGGAGCCGAGGGGGCGGAGCCTCTGGTGAGGGCGGAGCCTCTGGCAGGGGCGGAGCCAGCAGGGTTAGGGGCGGAGCGCCTCCTGTCCCCGCCCCTGTGCGGCGCAGCCCCCGCCTCCAGGCCCGCCCCCCTCCATTGGAGTCCCAAGCCAGGAAGGGGCGGGGTCAGGTGGAGCCCCGCCCTCCACCCAAATGCCGCCCCTGCCGGGCAGGTCCCGCCCCTTCTAAGAGGCAAACTGAG gaggaggaggagccacCAGAGGTCATGAGGCCCCAGCTCCGCCCCCGGGGGAGCCCCGGCTCCACCCCCCCCAAG gtgcTGTTCACAGGGGTGGTGGCCTCCCCAGGCATGGAGGTGGCCCTGAAGACACTGGGGGGGTCCATGGCCACCTCCGTCTTCGACTGCACCCACCTGGTGACCGACCGCGTCCGACGCACCGTCAAGTTCCTCTGCGCGGTGGCCCGCGGCGTCCCCATTGTCACCCCGGAGTGGCTGCACGAG aGCGCCCGCGGTGGCCGCATCCTGGTGCCGGGTCCCTTCCTGGTGCGTGACGGCCAGCAGGAACGTCACTTCGGCTTCAGCCTGGCCCAGGCCctgcgccgcgcccgccgccaccCCCTGCTCCAG ggTTACGAGGTCCACGTCACCCCCAACGTCCGCCCCGAGCCCGAGCACATGAGGGACATCGTCACCTGCAGCGGTGGCACCTTCCTGCCCACCATGCCCCACACCTACGGG ccgcGGCGCCTGGTGATCTCCTGCGAGGCGGACGCGGGGCGCTGGGCCCCGGCGCTCAGCGCCCGCCTGCCCTTGGCCTCGGCCGAGCTGCTCCTGACCGGGCTCCTCCGCCAGcgcctccagctccagcccttcctcctgaccccccccgccgcccccccccgctcccgcggGACCCCCCGAAACTCCCCAACCGCTTCTATAGCCCCTCCGGGGGTCCCTCCTcacccccctggggacacccaggaATCCCCGGGTGCTACTGGGTCACCCCGGGAGGTGCCGGCACGAGGTCGGAGCCGaagacccccccgggacccccccggcacccGGCGGAGGCCGGcgctccccaacccccccacccgccaataa